From the genome of Marasmius oreades isolate 03SP1 chromosome 1, whole genome shotgun sequence:
CAAAGGTACGCTTACGAGGTCTGCCAATAGGGAGCCTCCAAACCAGACAGCATACCTAAGGACCATGTTGGGAATCGCGGTATCTTGGTCAAGGAAGAGGTCTTACCTCTGGCGTTTGTGGGATATAACATCAACTTCGACACCAGATGACTATCGCGTTCGAATTAGAACGAAGTTCCTCGCCACCCATGTAATGAAACTTGCCTTTGATGTACTTCCGCTAGCCAAGACACTGGCGTCCAATCGACGATCAACCAGCTGCTTGAGATCACGCTTGAGACGGTTTCCAAAATGCTGGAACATGGTAGATCCACCGGACAGAACGATGTTCTCAACCAGAATGAGTCTAACCATCTAATAAAGCTTGAAAGATCGCACCTTATACAAACCGCGACGAACATCGATAGGTGATTGTTGTATCACGTCGTCAACGATGTCAGGCAATGGTGTTAGGAAGTCCGAAGAATAAATCTCAGGATTAAAGAATATTTCGGGTGCAAGGAATCGCTCATAGCCGACGTCGATCGAGTATTGCTAATGAGACGATTGGGTAAATTCTGAACAATATACAGGTCACCACAGCGGAACTCACCCGTCCTGTGACACTGTGTTCCCCTTCGAAACGCTCAAAGTATTTGTAGGGTTCCGCATCATACTTCCTAAACTCTTTCACAATGTCCTGGCACACGTAACTGTAGTTCTCCTTCACTTTGCTAGCGATCTTGAGTTGATCTTCTGGTGGAGTAGCCGTTGTTTCTCCACGTTCTCGCAATAAATTGAGGACAAATTGGGTTATATCCCGTCCAGCGATGGGAATATGCTTGATAGCACTCCCAATAACGTAACCCTCCGCGCAAGGAATGACATGGGTGACACCGTCGCCAGAGTCGATAACGGTTCCAGTCAGCGTACGATCCATTACGCGTGGTGATGTCCAGGATGCAGCAAGTGCCAGGACTGCCTGTACTGCGATATAAAGGCCCTTGATGTTGAATGACTCAAAGAAGATTTCTGCGGTCTGCTCTCTGTTTTCAGGAGGATTGAGAGGAGGTTCGGTCTGGTACAGATTGAGTTGTCTATGTATGCAGGGAAACTACAAGGAAACGAACCAAGAGAAAATAATGATCTTCGGGCTCTGCCCTCAGATACTTGAAGATTACTTGTTCCCAGTATCGTTCCATATGATCCCAATTATCAATCATACCATGTCGGATGGGATAGTGAACACCGTATCCGGGAGTCCTCGCATTAGCCAATGCTTCAtcaccgataaagaagtcaaGATCCTCCACTCCACGTTTAGATGCGAGATGGCCTGGCTTTGACGGCACTGCGGGTGCGCGAGAGGACTGAGTAGGCGACCCTCTAGTAGCTATAGCGGTAGGAAAAACGCTGCAACCATGGCATGGAATTAGCGTATTCTCGAGCGCACATGGTTGAAACCGATACATACAAGGATGGATCTGAATTTCCTGCGAAACTGAAACAAGTGATCAGCCAAATTTCTGAATGCACTCCCTTGGCAGGGAAGCACAAACCCTATCTTAGAGTATCCAGTACCATTATCACAAATAATGGGAGCTAGCTGGGACATGTTATGGTGGAAGTTTTGGGAACTGCGACGCGATGCTGACAAAGCAAATCCATCGACCTCCCTGCCAAAAATGTGCACAGTAAAGCGCAACCCGTTCTCCTCGTTTGCTCAAATTCGCCAGGTTTCCAGTTCTCCTTATGGTCGTGCACACGTATGGAAGCGGCGAGCACCTGTTCTTATCAACCCGATGGTCCCAAAATTTCCACAGCGCGTCATTCGTGCAGATGGCACTACATTCACTCACTGGACCACATCTCCTCGGTCTATGATTCGCCTCACTAGAGACACTACCAATAATCCGGTTTGGAATACCCATTTGTGGGCAGATGACCAAGCAGTTCAGGACGAAGCTAGCACTACAGGAAGGCTAGGTCGGTTCAACAGGAGATTTGAGGGCATTGGAGGTGCAGGGGGAGAACAGGTAGATTGGATGAATGGCACTGGCTATCTCAAGTTGGAAGGAGAACTTGTTGATCCAGGACAATACTTGAAAAAacagaagaagggaaaaaaggGTGGAAGATGAGCGTTGTAAGTCCATATATATGCTATCTTtctacggctttttgaaAGGTAATCATCAGAGAATTATACTGTGTAGTGCAACATGAGTATTGTACTTCATCCAGTAACGATTTTGTCACGCGTACAATTGAAGCTTTCACTGCTATTCCCATCTTCCTGCATATTACCTCTTCGCCCAGTCATTCTCGTTCAACGCCATGCCTTCTATCAGAAATGGTAAGGAGTTGCGTTTGTCCTCatgttcatggtactaaattGCCCTATCCAGTCCTAGAGAGTCCCACAGATCAGGACACGTTTAACACGCTActctcatcttcaacatCTATCTCTCTTCAGACGCCTATAAGCAGATCCGAGGTGATTTTAATTGTAATCGCTGCCTTCTTTGCGTTGGTGGCCACCGCAGCCATACTACGCGTGTATATTTCTACTTCCGTGTCGGATTCATGTCCTCAAACTGCAACTAGAGGGGCTCGAAAAATCTGGGTCAACGTTCTCCGCTCGTTTATCCGCGAAGTGCCCTCCGCGGGGTCTGCCTCTTGTCACACTGATCTTCACGGCGGAGATCCATGTCACGATCCTGAACCTGGTCCAAACCCGCGCTCAGATGCATTGTATCCGACAGTACCGTTATCCGGTTCACGTAACGACGTTGACGACGAGTCTGCCATTCTCTCAGTCCATGCGGGTTTCACCAGTGTGTTGAGAAGAGGTCAGCGAAATCGTACGGGCTCCCAGTCATCCGCTGCTACTTCTACTActgccaccaccatcacgaCGACGGCGTCCGATAGCCTTTGTACTACTACTATTCCGAGATCTTCAGTTACTTCGATGACCTCGGCACTCGAACACAGCGACTCTGAAGCTGACCTGGATGGTATTATTGGCacgggagaggaaggattCGTCTATGAAGTTAAAAGGGCTCAGACACAAAGCATGGAGGTCAAGAGAGGTGTACTGGTATGCTGGAGATTTTCGGACACTAATACGCAGCAGAGGGCCTCGTTATCATCGCCACCACCGATAGTCGTCGTATCGGAATCTGAAGAACCAGCAGATGCGTTCTGGGCCAACTCATCGACAACGGACACAAGATTTCCTTCCGATGGTTTTCTGCATCCTCAGTCTACCCCTTCCCTTTGCAGCCTTCCGAGCTCGGAATCTAGTACGAGCAGCATTTCTGTTGACTTGGATGAATTTCCTTTGCCACCGAAACTAATCACTTCACCCTCACGATCCACGAGCTTTTTGACTGTACCCGGGAACAATGTTACGACGTTTTTGAAGGATGATACCAGGGAGCCAGAACGTTCAACCGTTGACCATGTCATCATGTTGTATGTTTTAGAATCCGATTGAAGCCGTATTTAGCTATAGGTATGTACTGTACCTGTTGTGCATTTTTCGGCCTCTTCCGTTTACACGTGATTAGCATTATTCACATCGCTACATTCGCCGCGTCCTCCTCAgcctttcctttcatctGGTCTGTTGAGGAGTGCACTCATTAATTTGCATGTCTATCATAGGGATTGGGCTTATCAGGTTATGAGCCTTTTGATTGTTCCAAATCTCTAC
Proteins encoded in this window:
- the ARP3 gene encoding Arp2/3 complex subunit, actin nucleation center — protein: MSQLAPIICDNGTGYSKIGFAGNSDPSFVFPTAIATRGSPTQSSRAPAVPSKPGHLASKRGVEDLDFFIGDEALANARTPGYGVHYPIRHGMIDNWDHMERYWEQVIFKYLRAEPEDHYFLLTEPPLNPPENREQTAEIFFESFNIKGLYIAVQAVLALAASWTSPRVMDRTLTGTVIDSGDGVTHVIPCAEGYVIGSAIKHIPIAGRDITQFVLNLLRERGETTATPPEDQLKIASKVKENYSYVCQDIVKEFRKYDAEPYKYFERFEGEHSVTGRQYSIDVGYERFLAPEIFFNPEIYSSDFLTPLPDIVDDVIQQSPIDVRRGLYKNIVLSGGSTMFQHFGNRLKRDLKQLVDRRLDASVLASGSTSKSSGVEVDVISHKRQRYAVWFGGSLLADLPEFYTSCHTKAQYDEIGPSICRRYQIFGSATQ